One region of Purpureocillium takamizusanense chromosome 4, complete sequence genomic DNA includes:
- a CDS encoding uncharacterized protein (COG:B~EggNog:ENOG503NWWH~BUSCO:EOG09260J97): protein MPQPLPPKEAAQFRTVIRSYEDKQYKRGLKTADLILKKVPKHGDTMAMKALIFSGQGKTDEAFALAKEALTVDMKSHVCWHVYGLLYRANKNFEEAIKAYKFALKLEPESPQIQRDLAILQVQMRDYQGYIQSRTAMLQARPQLRQSWTALAIANHLAGNLSEAENVLTTYEGTLKTTPSRHDIEHSEAIMYKNSLIAEQRDYQRALDHLNGDAKHNLDRLAVLEARAEYLSKLGRKDEAAKAYRALLDRNAEHPDYYEKLAAALGVPEADHKARKAIYDEYVQKAPRSDAARRIPLDFLQGDDFKQAADVYLTLMLSKGVPSTFANLKHLYSDSFKKNTLRELAEKYLASQSSDSASKDKGEAAGLYYLAQHYNYHLSRDLSKATEYIDKAIEKDPKSVDFHMTKARILKHRGNLQQASEMMDRARKLDLKDRYINSKAAKYQLRNNENDKALKTVGLFTRAETVGGPLADLLDMQCIWFLTEDGEAYARQGNIGMALKRLHAVGNIFDVWQEDQFDFHSFSLRKGQIRAYIDMMRWEDHVRDHPFYSRAALDAINIYLKMADKPSANGMNGADDDNSEDALARKKAAKKAKKEQQRLEREAAEKQAKQDPNKSSQTGEPKKKDEDPLGLKLAATTDPLGEAMKFLGPLLQACPKSIEAQIAGFEVYMRRGKYVLALRCLNNALGLDATHPRVYEQAVAFRSLLNSSPDLAPKVAQVLKAQFTAVGESTSLSKYIEQFEAEHKASPRHALSAIAARRSIGEDKHKCDKRVVDLLSMEGVSSSDAVEMLERLESWRSPAVANFKSAAQAKWPGVTRLA from the exons CCCTGACGGTGGATATGAAGTCGCACGTCTGCTGGCACGTCTACGGCCTATTATACCGTGCTAACAAAAATTTTGAGGAGGCCATCAAGGCGTACAAGTTTGCCCTGAAGCTGGAGCCCGAGTCGCCCCAGATCCAGCGCGATCTCGCCATCCTCCAGGTTCAGATGCGTGACTACCAGGGGTACATCCAGAGCCGCACAGCCATGCTCCAGGCGCGTCCCCAGCTGCGGCAAAGCTGGACGGCCCTGGCCATTGCGAACCATCTCGCGGGCAATCTTTCCGAGGCCGAGAATGTTCTGACCACCTATGAGGGCACACTAAAGACCACACCCTCGCGTCACGACATTGAGCATTCGGAGGCCATCATGTACAAGAACTCCCTGATCGCCGAGCAACGCGACTATCAACGCGCGCTGGACCACCTCAACGGTGATGCCAAGCACAATCTGGACCGGCTGGCCGTCCTTGAGGCCCGTGCAGAGTATCTCAGCAAGCTTGGGAGGaaagacgaggccgccaaggcctACAGGGCTCTTCTCGACCGGAACGCGGAACACCCCGACTACTATGAGAAGCTGGCTGCCGCGCTGGGTGTTCCAGAGGCAGACCACAAGGCACGGAAAGCTATCTACGACGAATACGTTCAGAAAGCGCCGCGCAGTGATGCCGCCCGGCGCATTCCGCTCGACTTCCTCCAGG GAGACGATTTCAAGCAAGCTGCCGACGTCTATCTTACGCTGATGCTCAGCAAAGGCGTCCCCTCAACGTTTGCAAACCTGAAGCATCTGTACTCCGATTCCTTCAAAAAGAATACTCTTCGAGAGCTGGCCGAGAAATACCTGGCGTCTCAATCGTCAGACTCGGCAagcaaggacaagggcgaggccgctggGCTGTACTATCTTGCGCAGCACTACAACTACCACCTGAGCCGCGACTTGAGCAAAGCTACGGAGTACATTGACAAGGCCATTGAGAAGGATCCGAAGAGCGTGGATTTTCATATGACCAAGGCCAGGATATTGAAGCACCGCGGCAACCTGCAGCAGGCGTCAGAGATGATGGATCGCGCTCGCAAACTGGACCTCAAGGACCGCTACATCAAtagcaaggccgccaagtACCAGCTGCGTAACAACGAGAACGACAAGGCGTTAAAGACCGTTGGCCTGTTCACGCGAGCGGAAACGGTGGGAGGTCCGCTTGCGGACCTTCTGGATATGCAGTGCATTTGGTTTTTGAcagaagacggcgaggcgtACGCCCGACAGGGCAACATCGGCATGGCCCTCAAGCGCCTGCACGCGGTTGGGAATATTTTTGATGTCTGGCAGGAAGATCAATTTGACTTTCACAGCTTCTCACTGAGGAAGGGGCAGATCCGAGCGTACATCGACATGATGCGATGGGAGGATCACGTGCGAGACCATCCCTTTtactcgcgggcggcgctggacgcTATCAACATCTATCTCAAGATGGCCGACAAGCCATCGGCGAACGGCATGAATGgggccgacgatgacaacAGCGAAGATGCGCTGGccaggaagaaggcggcgaagaaggcgaagAAGGAACAGCAGCGCTTggagcgggaggcggcagagAAGCAGGCCAAGCAGGACCCCAACAAGTCCTCACAAACGGGCGAGCCTAAGAAGAAGGATGAGGACCCGCTTGGCCTGAagctggccgccaccaccgatCCCCTTGGCGAAGCCATGAAGTTCCTCGGCCCCCTGCTGCAGGCGTGCCCGAAGAGCATCGAGGCGCAAATTGCTGGTTTCGAGGTATACATGCGACGAG GGAAATACGTGCTGGCACTGCGCTGCCTCAACAACGCTCTTGGTCTCGATGCGACCCATCCCAGGGTTTACGAGCAAGCAGTTGCCTTCCGGAGCTTGCTCAACTCTTCTCCCGATCTGGCTCCCAAGGTCGCTCAGGTCCTCAAGGCGCAGTTcacggccgtgggcgagtcCACCAGCCTGAGCAAGTACATTGAGCAGTTCGAGGCGGAGCACAAGGCGAGCCCTCGCCACGCGCTGTCGGCGATTGCGGCCAGGCGGAGCATTGGGGAGGACAAGCATAAGTGTGACAAGCGCGTCGTGGACCTGCTTTCCATGGAGGGCGTGTCCTCGTCGGACGCAGTCGAGATGCTCGAGAGGCTCGAGAGCTGGAGGAGTCCGGCAGTGGCCAACTTCAAAAGCGCGGCACAGGCCAAGTGGCCCGGGGTGACACGACTGGCTTGA